Sequence from the Cucumis sativus cultivar 9930 chromosome 1, Cucumber_9930_V3, whole genome shotgun sequence genome:
ATcttcgacttgttttttgtctCAGTCTTTTGAAAGCCATAAAGGTTACAGCAGCTGAGAGAGAGTACCTGCACAAAGATCAGCCATTGCAAGAATAAGAATGTGTATGACTTCCAAATAAAACTTATTTCACATTGAAATAGTTTTTAGTTTACTTTTGTTATCTTCTCGCAAGGATTATAAGTTGATATAAGCTTGTAGCGTAAACTTAAAAATCATAGGTTAAGCTAAAACTGAAGCGGCTCAAAAAGTTCATGACCCTTCTAAAGGAATTAtagattcatttttttaaaatgaaatctaCAAGAATTGGGGGAAATtcagaaaagtttgaattcttagaaaattttgagcgATTATGAGCTTGAGAACTAATTCCATCCACTTTCTTGGCAGCACGAAGAGGTGCCAGGGTTATGCCATCAACCAACATTTAGTAGTGGATCAGATGCAGCATCttaattctaaatataattGGAATGATAATTAATCACAAGTAAAAGAAACTGAAACTTTTCCACGTGTAAAATCAATCAATGCTTAGAAAGTACTTCGCATTCATAGTAGGAAATATAGAACTCTTTAAATGGaaagaatatatgaaaaagacaAACGACATACCATGTTAACGTGTAATTCAGATGATCCTGTGGCATAACAGAACTCCGTATCAAGGTATTAACATCCTTTGGAATGGGATAAGGGTCACTTGGATTCACATTCTCATTTATGTCTTCAACATAAATAGTATCCTCAGGTAGACCAGAAGAGCGTGCAATTGCTGGAACATCAACATAAAACCATTGCCTAGAGCCAGGATCATTTGCTGGCACAAATATGCTAGGCTTCTCACTTGTACGGACTACTCCGATAACTTCTACTGGAGTAATGGGAGTGATTTCATTCTGTACATCAAGTAAAGTAAGAATTATAGTGTTTGAATGGATgttatttgacatttaacaTGTGAAAATATCAGAAAGAACCTCTAGACTTTCAGTCTTTTTTGACCAGAACTTCCACCAAGAGCTTCTCTCACCCCCTTGAACCAAGGATGGTACAATATCTGAAGACTGCTCACTACCTTGTTGATTTACTTCTAAAGCCTTCTCCTTCCAAGTGCGTGGAGCCCAGCCTCTATTAACCAGAACTGGTGACTGCACACTGGAGGAGGGTTATTCGGTACATTCTTGGTCAAATGgaatcataaaacaaatatcaaactaCTAAATTCATCCAGAAGtacataatttcatttttacacCACATGAAAATGGGAATTGCCAGAAATGAAGGCGATATTTGGTCTTTTATGTCCTTCAGAATTCTTTGCACATATCTATCTATAGTCTCATATGTTGTTCAATCATGACAAGGTAGAGGTTATCATGGTTCCACTAACTTGGCTCCATTACTATGAAAGAGTTCCAGCAAAAAATTGCCATTcataatttcatattagaaatCATGAATGTATGGTTATTAGTTGGAAGGAACTTAAACTACCATGAACTTGCAAAGCAtacgataataataataataatgcaaGAAGATAGATagtaaaaattcaaaaatacaCCAGTCTATTGAGTGGAACAATtatagaatgaaaataaatttatcaagCCATTgttgataagaaaaaataaaataagttccTCTTTGGTTTAAATTGATGTAAAATTGCAGATAATAGCAAACCATTGTGTGTTTTATTCACTTCTCTgctagaattttttttggaattgaaACTTCATGCGATGTTCTGAATCAgatattgatgtttttaatattattagatTGTTTGATATTGATGATATTAAAATCTTTGATCATTATCATAGGAATATGAGCAATGCAGGTTCTCTCTCACAAAATGCTGATAGTAAAATGGTATAGTCAACATCAAGTTTCACTGGAAAATACCTATCAGGAAGGCCAGGAATTGGCATCAATGGGGTAATCACATAATGGCCATTTTCAGTCACTCCTGAAATACTTCTTGAACGTGGACCAACATAGATTGACTTTTTCTCATCAAAAACCCCTTTACAGATCACTCTCCTGAACTCCAGATCATCGAGCTTGTCTTCCAATGACAATAAG
This genomic interval carries:
- the LOC101221982 gene encoding surfeit locus protein 1, with product MASSSLAKSITKFRPCFSLSGHSSTPLPSSSSSFSSAAVVSSTPDPNSSSLSQPQQKQRESRLSKWLLFLPGALTFGLGTWQIFRRQEKIEMLDYRRKRLLMEPVNINNLLSLEDKLDDLEFRRVICKGVFDEKKSIYVGPRSRSISGVTENGHYVITPLMPIPGLPDSVQSPVLVNRGWAPRTWKEKALEVNQQGSEQSSDIVPSLVQGGERSSWWKFWSKKTESLENEITPITPVEVIGVVRTSEKPSIFVPANDPGSRQWFYVDVPAIARSSGLPEDTIYVEDINENVNPSDPYPIPKDVNTLIRSSVMPQDHLNYTLTWYSLSAAVTFMAFKRLRQKTSRR